The following are encoded together in the Pseudomonas sediminis genome:
- a CDS encoding TolC family outer membrane protein — MLRRLSLAITVAAASVGLVQAAEAPLSSKTDLVTVYQEAAQNNADIAAARADYQARREVVPQARAGLLPNLSAGANYGDTRTEIDSPSATISRSGLVYQANLSQPLFRADRWFQLQAAEATSEQAALELSATEQNLILQSAETYFAVLRAQDNLASTRAEEAAFKRQLDQANERFDVGLSDKTDVLEAQAGFDTARANRLLAERAVDDAFEALVTLTNRDYVAVEGIVHSLPVLAPTPNDAKSWVDTAAAQNLNLQASLYAVNAAEENLRQRKAGHAPTLDAVASYQQGDNDSLGFTNSGSPLSPRYSGDVSQRSIGLQLNIPLYSGGLTSSQVREAYQRLGQTEQLRESLRRQVVQNTRNLFRAVNTDVETVQARRQSIISNQSALEATEIGYQVGTRNIVDVLDAQRQLYSAVRNYNDARYDYILNNLRLKQAAGTLSPADLEALGSFLKPDYNPDKDFLPPDLASAAEERLKNNQDF, encoded by the coding sequence ATGTTGCGCAGACTTTCCCTGGCAATCACCGTGGCCGCCGCTTCGGTGGGCCTGGTTCAGGCCGCAGAGGCCCCGCTGTCGAGCAAGACCGACCTGGTCACCGTGTATCAGGAAGCGGCGCAGAACAATGCCGATATCGCCGCCGCGCGCGCCGATTATCAGGCTCGCCGTGAAGTCGTGCCGCAGGCACGCGCTGGCTTGCTGCCCAACCTGTCGGCTGGTGCCAATTACGGCGACACGCGCACTGAAATCGATTCGCCGAGTGCGACGATCTCGCGCAGTGGCCTGGTGTACCAGGCCAACCTCAGTCAGCCGCTTTTTCGCGCTGACCGCTGGTTCCAGCTGCAGGCGGCCGAGGCCACCAGCGAGCAGGCCGCGCTGGAGCTGTCCGCCACCGAGCAGAACCTGATCCTGCAAAGTGCTGAAACCTACTTCGCCGTGCTGCGCGCCCAGGACAACCTGGCCTCGACCAGGGCCGAAGAGGCGGCCTTCAAGCGTCAGCTGGATCAGGCCAACGAGCGCTTCGATGTCGGCCTGTCCGACAAGACCGACGTGCTCGAAGCGCAGGCCGGTTTCGATACCGCCCGTGCCAATCGCCTGCTCGCCGAGCGCGCGGTGGATGATGCCTTCGAAGCCCTGGTGACCCTGACCAACCGTGATTACGTGGCGGTCGAAGGCATCGTCCACTCCCTGCCGGTGCTGGCGCCGACGCCCAATGACGCCAAGTCCTGGGTCGATACCGCTGCCGCGCAGAACCTCAACCTGCAAGCCAGCCTGTACGCGGTAAACGCTGCCGAAGAAAATCTGCGTCAACGCAAGGCCGGCCATGCGCCGACCCTGGATGCGGTGGCCAGCTATCAGCAGGGCGATAACGACAGCTTGGGTTTCACCAACTCCGGTTCTCCTCTGTCTCCGCGTTACAGCGGCGACGTTTCGCAGCGTTCCATCGGTCTGCAATTGAACATCCCGCTGTACAGCGGTGGCCTGACCAGCTCGCAGGTGCGCGAGGCTTATCAGCGTCTCGGCCAGACCGAGCAGCTGCGTGAAAGTCTGCGTCGCCAGGTGGTGCAGAACACGCGCAACCTGTTCCGCGCGGTGAACACCGATGTGGAAACCGTACAGGCGCGTCGCCAGTCGATCATCTCCAACCAGAGCGCGCTGGAAGCCACCGAGATCGGTTACCAGGTCGGTACTCGCAACATCGTCGACGTGCTCGACGCCCAGCGTCAGCTCTACAGCGCCGTGCGCAACTACAACGATGCCCGTTATGACTACATCCTCAACAACCTGCGCCTGAAGCAGGCAGCTGGTACCTTGAGCCCGGCCGATCTGGAAGCGCTGGGTAGCTTCCTCAAGCCGGACTACAACCCGGACAAGGACTTCCTGCCACCGGATCTGGCCTCTGCCGCCGAGGAACGCCTGAAGAACAATCAGGATTTCTGA